GATTTCCCTCACCTTCTTTATCTCCTCAAAATTAGCCCCCTCCAAGCTCCCATCCCTAAGTATGCTGGTGTGTATCAGGCACCTAACCCCCAACTCTCCTAACTCCCGCGCAAAACTGAGAACATCCTTTTCAGTTTCCTTCAACCATCCTTCCACTGCTATTTTCCCACCTTTGGAATCCAATGCCACCGCTATCCTCTCACCATAGAGTTCCAAAGCCCTCTCAAGGAATTCCTTTCTCAATGCGAGAGTCCCCAATATCACCCTGTCCACTCCCAACGAGAGAACGCTTCCAATATCATCTAAATTTCTTATTCCGCCTCCCAACTCAATCTTCAAGCTCGTTTTCTTCCTTATGTCCCTAACTGTATCCAGATTCACCAATCTC
This bacterium DNA region includes the following protein-coding sequences:
- the hisA gene encoding 1-(5-phosphoribosyl)-5-[(5-phosphoribosylamino)methylideneamino]imidazole-4-carboxamide isomerase — protein: MLIIPAIDIIQGKCVRLYRGNYEKLLFSYDDPASIAKSFEMDGAEWLHIVDLEGAKEGRLVNLDTVRDIRKKTSLKIELGGGIRNLDDIGSVLSLGVDRVILGTLALRKEFLERALELYGERIAVALDSKGGKIAVEGWLKETEKDVLSFARELGELGVRCLIHTSILRDGSLEGANFEEIKKVREIFQGLLIASGGISSIDDLRRLKEIGVNGAIIGRAIYEGKINLKEALLELA